From the genome of Staphylococcus haemolyticus, one region includes:
- a CDS encoding glycosyltransferase family 4 protein, which yields MIYSVGNRLGNKLTGIEKAMINRHNLFKNHSITSKLIFASWSPRLHFNASLFQIEDDDILSLYDVLQDSINIKSIHKDWITHWTKECNYTLKFIENTNDIKIYEKSNYRMYVHFNDSNYQHLDYINHFDVNQRKIRRDLYDSRGFLSCSRTLTTNQKVVCEHYYTPEGTIKFQKFFNPELENSQSQLIIYNTDSQLKYFNNDQELLAFAIEKLYKNGDIFLSDKNINTAPIFNNTSETIPVLAVLHSTHVKNIDMVYESDIKNTYKHVFNNLNRYSGIIVSTKQQQLDISARINNEIPVHTIPVGYIDEHFTNLKRNNHSINNNKIISVARYSPEKQLNHQIELVSKLIKEFPNIQLHLYGFGKEEEKYKQLITEYNLENNVFLRGFRRNLSAEIQDAYMSLITSNMEGFNLGLLETITEGIPPVGYNSKYGPSELILNNENGYLINKNDKDELYNRVRNLLLDKTLRDTFSQECIKHSKAFSSKIVMKLWEDRFSTINSSYE from the coding sequence ATGATATATTCAGTAGGGAATAGGTTAGGAAATAAATTAACCGGAATTGAAAAAGCGATGATTAATAGACACAACTTATTTAAAAATCACTCGATAACTAGTAAATTGATTTTTGCATCGTGGTCACCTCGTTTACATTTTAATGCAAGTCTATTTCAAATTGAAGATGACGATATATTAAGCTTATATGATGTGCTACAAGACAGTATAAATATAAAAAGCATCCATAAGGACTGGATCACTCATTGGACTAAAGAGTGTAATTATACACTAAAATTTATTGAAAATACCAATGATATAAAGATATATGAAAAAAGCAACTATAGAATGTATGTCCATTTTAATGATAGTAATTACCAACATTTGGATTACATAAATCATTTTGATGTAAATCAACGTAAAATACGTCGAGATCTATATGATTCAAGAGGCTTTTTAAGTTGTTCAAGAACTTTAACAACAAATCAAAAAGTAGTTTGTGAACATTATTACACTCCTGAAGGTACTATAAAGTTCCAAAAATTTTTTAATCCAGAACTTGAAAATTCACAATCACAACTTATTATTTATAACACCGATTCTCAACTTAAGTATTTTAATAATGATCAGGAATTACTAGCATTTGCAATTGAAAAATTGTATAAAAATGGAGATATTTTCCTGAGTGATAAAAATATAAATACTGCACCAATATTCAATAATACTAGTGAAACAATACCTGTTTTAGCTGTTTTGCATAGTACTCATGTCAAGAATATTGACATGGTATATGAATCGGACATCAAAAATACTTATAAACATGTTTTTAACAATCTAAATAGATACTCTGGGATAATTGTATCGACTAAACAGCAACAATTGGATATATCAGCTCGAATAAATAATGAAATCCCTGTTCATACTATACCAGTAGGATATATTGATGAACATTTTACTAATTTAAAAAGAAATAATCATAGTATAAATAATAATAAAATTATTTCCGTTGCACGTTATTCTCCTGAAAAACAGTTGAATCATCAAATTGAATTAGTTTCTAAATTAATTAAAGAATTTCCTAACATCCAACTACATTTGTATGGGTTTGGTAAAGAAGAAGAAAAATACAAGCAACTAATCACTGAATATAATTTAGAAAACAATGTGTTTTTACGAGGGTTTAGAAGAAATTTAAGTGCTGAGATTCAAGATGCTTATATGTCTCTAATTACTAGTAATATGGAAGGATTTAATTTAGGTTTATTAGAAACTATAACTGAAGGCATACCTCCAGTTGGCTATAATTCGAAGTATGGTCCTTCCGAATTAATATTAAATAATGAAAATGGTTATTTAATTAACAAAAATGATAAAGATGAATTATATAATCGAGTGCGAAACCTATTATTAGATAAGACTTTAAGAGATACTTTTTCTCAAGAATGTATCAAGCACTCTAAAGCTTTTTCAAGTAAAATTGTTATGAAGTTATGGGAAGATAGATTTTCTACAATTAATTCAAGTTATGAATAG
- a CDS encoding Mur ligase family protein: MSLTIKELHNILGGNLLDAEGKEDNVINNFENWFPFIHNKSTAYISPNKHTWRRFGRDANAKEGNEYIKKDKEDLGLIITETYVPDMKFKTPQLVINDSANTLTKLAEEMRLQYKHPVVAITGSMGKSSTRMLISAGLKDYYPLQNRFNNNIRSAVYLLLCKMIRQPNFAVLEVSLNALNAVGNSSYLIKPNIAIVTGIGAAHMSTFKDILNIVEVKASIFDGLTPEGVAIINKDTLHSDILIERAKQNTSNVITYSTHDSSATICPKSIQYSKGYTVITIDFNGQKYTYRINSISDGMVENSLATFATLSHLDIPLERALENLSTFKPFEKVLNLKEVETPNYKVNLIDDTHNASLPAMINAIKAFNTQTKFFKGNKIIAIGQISDLGKHSKSLHLQLVDVLENSNADYILCMDDALKSVVTGVKSKNITWYSNRHLLEKDLLYLNKPDSLTLLKSSAGGTEFPKLAKELPEKLNKYNINNSNTSLFDGQSLNGRSYMIIDENYNVIESHNREHSGTIEGLGPIFNYLKAIDDNVSEDTIFIANWATNNKLYYEGKETTTYELMKAMLNSPMYTPSYELSKYLFENGPKRDEYINSKIEHLSLSNSVAINLTGRHTMRERQNFTVDDLFKILKAYKNTLFKFTNEIIIGRKYNSGIIKDKDKFIIFTSYPNLNEIKNKLNNK, from the coding sequence ATGTCATTAACAATTAAAGAACTTCATAATATTTTAGGAGGTAATCTCCTTGATGCTGAAGGTAAAGAGGACAATGTTATAAATAATTTTGAGAATTGGTTCCCCTTTATTCATAATAAAAGCACAGCCTACATATCGCCCAATAAGCATACATGGAGACGTTTTGGTAGAGATGCAAACGCAAAAGAAGGTAATGAATATATAAAGAAGGATAAGGAAGATTTAGGATTAATTATTACTGAAACCTATGTTCCTGACATGAAGTTTAAAACTCCTCAATTAGTTATCAATGATTCTGCAAACACACTAACTAAATTAGCTGAAGAAATGAGACTACAGTATAAACACCCTGTTGTTGCTATAACAGGATCAATGGGAAAAAGTTCAACTAGAATGCTGATAAGTGCTGGTCTTAAAGATTATTATCCTCTTCAAAATAGATTTAATAATAACATAAGATCCGCAGTATATTTATTATTATGCAAAATGATTAGACAACCAAATTTTGCTGTTTTAGAAGTATCATTAAACGCATTAAATGCAGTTGGTAATTCATCATATTTAATAAAACCAAATATTGCTATAGTTACTGGTATAGGTGCTGCTCATATGTCTACATTTAAAGATATTCTAAATATTGTAGAAGTGAAAGCAAGTATTTTTGATGGTTTAACTCCTGAGGGAGTAGCAATAATTAATAAAGATACATTACATTCAGATATATTAATCGAACGCGCCAAACAAAATACAAGTAATGTTATTACTTATAGTACACATGACTCTAGCGCAACAATTTGTCCTAAATCTATTCAATATAGTAAAGGCTATACAGTTATAACAATTGATTTTAACGGACAAAAATATACTTATAGAATTAATTCAATAAGTGACGGTATGGTTGAAAACTCTCTAGCCACATTTGCTACATTATCGCATTTAGATATACCACTAGAAAGAGCCTTAGAGAACTTAAGTACATTTAAACCATTTGAAAAAGTTTTAAACCTAAAAGAAGTTGAAACACCTAACTATAAAGTTAACTTAATAGATGATACACACAACGCTTCATTACCAGCAATGATTAATGCTATAAAAGCATTTAATACTCAAACAAAATTTTTTAAAGGTAATAAAATTATTGCGATTGGGCAAATTAGTGACTTAGGTAAGCACTCTAAATCATTGCATTTGCAATTAGTTGATGTTCTAGAAAATAGTAATGCAGATTATATTCTATGTATGGATGATGCTTTAAAGAGTGTCGTTACAGGAGTAAAAAGCAAAAATATAACATGGTATTCTAATAGACATCTATTAGAAAAAGATTTATTGTACCTAAATAAACCAGATTCATTAACTCTATTAAAATCATCAGCAGGTGGTACAGAATTTCCAAAATTAGCAAAAGAATTACCTGAGAAATTAAATAAATATAATATTAATAATTCGAACACTTCTTTATTTGATGGTCAATCCTTGAACGGTCGCAGTTATATGATTATTGATGAAAATTATAATGTCATTGAATCTCATAACAGAGAACATTCAGGTACAATTGAAGGCTTAGGCCCTATCTTTAATTATTTAAAAGCTATAGATGATAATGTATCAGAAGATACTATTTTTATTGCTAACTGGGCAACAAATAACAAACTTTATTATGAAGGAAAAGAAACGACAACTTACGAATTGATGAAAGCCATGCTTAATTCACCTATGTATACACCTTCTTATGAATTATCTAAGTATTTATTTGAAAACGGTCCAAAGCGCGATGAATATATCAATTCAAAAATAGAACATTTAAGTCTTTCAAATTCTGTAGCAATAAATTTAACTGGACGTCATACTATGAGAGAACGACAAAACTTCACTGTTGACGACTTATTTAAAATTTTAAAAGCATATAAAAATACCCTATTTAAATTTACTAACGAAATAATTATTGGCAGGAAATATAATAGCGGTATTATAAAAGATAAAGATAAATTTATTATATTTACCTCTTACCCAAACTTAAATGAAATTAAAAATAAACTAAATAATAAATAA
- a CDS encoding mechanosensitive ion channel family protein, producing the protein MSQFKDTLYKLFEPMMKIEFYQNLLVNLLIILAYILMGMIVIAISRKLVTKFFNVNEKKKNRHKIKRSETLSTLIQNLISYVVWFIVLTSILSRFGISVSAILAGAGVVGVAVGFGAQTIVKDIITGFFIIFEGQFDVSDYVQINASGVTIAEGTVKTIGLRSTRIQSDTGEIYTLPNGMISEIVNYSATDVSPIVMIPISPNENYKVIEEKLLRFLPTLKNKYDIFVSAPELLGLDSVDGNEMVIKLLAHVKPGMHFPGQRLLRKEVIQYFSEEGIHIPKPTLVKLDKELSKKE; encoded by the coding sequence ATGAGTCAGTTTAAGGACACATTATATAAACTATTTGAGCCAATGATGAAAATAGAGTTCTATCAAAATCTTTTGGTTAATCTTTTAATTATACTTGCTTATATCTTGATGGGTATGATTGTAATTGCGATATCAAGAAAGTTAGTCACTAAATTTTTCAACGTTAATGAAAAGAAAAAGAACCGTCATAAAATTAAGAGAAGTGAAACACTATCCACATTGATTCAAAATTTAATAAGTTATGTCGTATGGTTTATTGTCCTTACGTCAATACTTTCACGTTTCGGTATTAGTGTATCAGCAATTTTAGCAGGAGCTGGAGTTGTTGGTGTTGCCGTTGGTTTCGGAGCACAAACAATTGTAAAAGACATTATTACTGGTTTCTTTATTATATTTGAAGGACAGTTTGATGTGAGTGATTATGTTCAAATTAATGCATCTGGGGTAACAATTGCTGAAGGTACGGTTAAAACGATTGGTTTAAGATCAACACGTATACAATCAGATACTGGAGAAATTTATACATTACCTAATGGTATGATTAGTGAAATAGTCAATTATTCTGCTACAGATGTTTCGCCTATTGTGATGATACCGATTTCTCCAAATGAGAATTATAAAGTAATAGAAGAGAAATTATTAAGATTTTTACCTACATTAAAGAATAAATATGACATATTTGTATCCGCACCAGAATTGCTTGGTTTAGATAGTGTTGATGGCAATGAAATGGTGATTAAACTTTTAGCACATGTTAAGCCCGGAATGCATTTTCCAGGACAACGTTTGCTTCGAAAAGAGGTCATACAATACTTTAGTGAAGAAGGCATTCATATTCCTAAACCAACACTTGTAAAACTTGATAAAGAATTGAGTAAAAAAGAATAG
- a CDS encoding DUF3267 domain-containing protein, with product MEEINLLEDKKLANKLAIYSYISFVVFGIIFYFIMKFSDTPKFFDSLLVNALFVIILIVLMFVVHECIHGIFFKLFSPKNKVYFGAASGMIYCAIPGGTFTPFTFLISSIAPFVIITMLFIVTLFLGWFPRGLFFFFATFHAGCCAGDFYWVWKMIKAPKNATIETTDKGIIIH from the coding sequence TTGGAAGAAATTAACTTGTTAGAAGATAAAAAATTAGCGAATAAACTAGCTATATATTCATATATTAGCTTTGTCGTTTTCGGTATCATTTTTTATTTTATTATGAAGTTTTCGGATACACCTAAATTTTTTGATTCTTTGTTAGTTAACGCATTATTCGTGATTATTCTTATTGTACTTATGTTTGTTGTTCATGAGTGTATTCACGGGATATTTTTCAAACTATTTTCACCTAAGAATAAAGTCTACTTTGGGGCAGCTAGCGGTATGATTTATTGTGCGATACCAGGTGGGACGTTTACACCGTTTACGTTTTTAATTAGTAGTATTGCACCGTTTGTCATTATCACAATGCTATTTATAGTGACGTTATTTTTAGGGTGGTTTCCACGGGGGCTCTTTTTCTTCTTTGCCACATTTCATGCAGGATGTTGCGCTGGCGATTTCTACTGGGTTTGGAAAATGATTAAAGCACCGAAGAATGCCACAATTGAAACGACGGATAAAGGCATTATCATTCACTAG
- a CDS encoding CobW family GTP-binding protein, with the protein MEIIIVGGFLGSGKTTTLNHLITDALDHNLKTALIINEFGKMSVDSQLIHPTIPISEIVEGCICCAMKSNVSQQLHEIYLEHQPDLVFIECSGIAEPLAVVDACLTPVLAPITTIRSMLGIIDAKLYEKIETYPRDIQALFYEQLSYCSTLFVNKIDIADFNQVARLLRHLEVINRDANIQVGQWGELALNTLLNVKHLDAKQRGTLHHAINHQLIDTPRSQTKADFIERLTQLPQQVYRVKGFVRFTDSKLIHLVQYAEGEIELTPIQFKSDVPLYLVVIGKHLDAIELDL; encoded by the coding sequence ATGGAAATCATTATTGTTGGAGGTTTCTTAGGCAGCGGTAAGACAACGACATTGAACCACCTGATTACAGACGCCTTGGATCATAACTTAAAAACCGCATTAATTATAAATGAATTCGGAAAAATGAGTGTCGATAGTCAACTCATTCATCCAACTATTCCTATCAGTGAGATTGTAGAAGGCTGCATTTGCTGTGCTATGAAATCAAACGTTTCACAACAATTGCATGAAATATATTTAGAACATCAACCAGATCTTGTGTTTATAGAATGTAGTGGTATCGCTGAACCATTGGCCGTTGTTGACGCCTGTCTAACACCTGTACTAGCTCCAATTACCACTATTAGAAGTATGCTTGGCATCATTGATGCAAAGTTGTACGAGAAGATAGAAACATACCCTAGAGATATTCAAGCGTTATTCTATGAACAGCTAAGTTATTGTTCTACGCTATTTGTAAATAAAATTGATATTGCTGATTTTAATCAAGTCGCTCGCTTATTAAGACATCTAGAGGTCATTAATAGAGACGCAAACATACAAGTAGGACAATGGGGAGAATTAGCGTTAAACACATTGTTAAACGTGAAACATTTAGATGCTAAACAAAGAGGTACACTCCATCACGCCATCAATCATCAGTTGATAGATACGCCTCGCTCACAAACAAAAGCAGATTTCATTGAAAGGTTAACCCAACTCCCACAACAAGTATACCGTGTGAAAGGATTTGTGCGTTTTACAGATAGTAAATTGATACATTTAGTTCAATACGCTGAAGGAGAAATCGAATTAACACCGATTCAATTCAAATCAGATGTTCCTTTGTATTTGGTAGTTATTGGAAAGCACTTAGATGCTATCGAGTTAGACTTATAA
- a CDS encoding metal ABC transporter solute-binding protein, Zn/Mn family has translation MFKRSIILLFVAVLTLSLAACGKGDSDKSSDYKGKLEVKTTVYPLKSFAQQIGGKYVDVESVYPNGVDPHTYDPSQKQMVDIGKSDLFVYTGDNLDPVAKKIAKAINDKDKTLSLESTLDKNSDLLKGEEDEHEHEHGEEHEHGEEHEHHHHGKYDPHIWLDPVISQKFAKEIKDELVKKDSKHKDYYEDNYNKLVKDLKGIDKDMKEAVKGNEGKTVYISHDSIGYLADRYNFKQEGIENMNAEEPSQKDLTNIVKQIKEDKVKYILAEENVSNKVADTVRRETDAKTIKFYNMGSHTKQQDDDKNTYQSFMKENVKAIEKALKNE, from the coding sequence ATGTTTAAGAGAAGTATTATTTTATTATTTGTAGCTGTTTTAACATTATCACTTGCAGCATGTGGCAAAGGTGATAGTGATAAATCATCTGATTATAAAGGTAAGTTAGAAGTTAAGACGACAGTTTACCCACTTAAATCATTTGCGCAACAAATCGGTGGTAAATATGTTGATGTTGAATCAGTTTATCCAAACGGAGTAGACCCACATACATATGACCCAAGTCAGAAACAAATGGTTGATATTGGCAAATCAGATTTATTCGTATACACAGGTGATAATTTAGATCCCGTAGCTAAGAAAATTGCAAAAGCAATTAATGATAAAGATAAAACATTATCTTTAGAATCAACATTAGATAAAAATAGTGACTTATTAAAAGGTGAAGAAGACGAACATGAGCATGAACATGGTGAAGAACATGAACACGGCGAAGAGCATGAGCACCATCATCATGGCAAGTATGATCCTCATATCTGGTTAGATCCTGTGATTAGTCAAAAATTTGCTAAAGAAATTAAAGATGAATTAGTTAAGAAAGATAGTAAACATAAAGATTACTATGAAGATAACTATAATAAATTAGTTAAAGACTTAAAAGGCATCGATAAAGATATGAAAGAAGCAGTTAAAGGTAATGAAGGTAAAACAGTTTATATTTCACATGACTCTATTGGTTATTTAGCTGATAGATATAACTTCAAACAAGAAGGTATTGAAAATATGAATGCTGAAGAACCTAGCCAAAAAGATTTAACAAATATTGTTAAACAAATTAAAGAAGATAAAGTGAAATATATCTTAGCTGAAGAAAATGTATCTAACAAAGTTGCCGACACAGTTAGAAGAGAGACTGACGCAAAAACAATTAAATTCTACAATATGGGCTCACATACGAAACAACAAGATGACGACAAAAATACGTACCAATCATTTATGAAAGAGAACGTTAAAGCGATTGAAAAAGCCCTTAAGAATGAATAA
- a CDS encoding trypsin-like peptidase domain-containing protein → MMCLSFHFQFNEANASTKSDKLDVQQTSQQPVVKQQNKSVNVSKDKVVATQTKVQTPSKVTNRNQASLQKTMAPSKRAHVTSTHVTPKSTKVKPSSQNFSKQKQPTKVNKKVVSTNKKPQKASKVTRTQSARPQLLAQTTKTKSKPTSSKVSASKPSTKVAVVTKSKTAKPSAQTTVKASKKASSTTKKNYYNQAPKRWPSNVPGGDNVRDFGQTTKESGIDDALKIMKKSGNKGVTIEHAKAKDANIATVYNWNPKAKQLTYGTGTAIGKHTILTANHVVNDQSAHKPLTPSQPQNMRINILQEGSKIVRTLEVFGVQMLQYGDVSLVYTYEDISKYMKIRKIASESSIKAMKANTPIHMYHYGKPTGKYKNDPAGTMYHSKGKYTMPARNVNPIGYYQMMAEPGSSGGAVLNSKNEVIGVHAFRLNSGDYKKYNLNTMAEIRGKLRKEIIDNIV, encoded by the coding sequence ATGATGTGTTTATCTTTTCATTTTCAATTTAATGAAGCGAATGCTTCTACTAAAAGTGATAAATTAGATGTACAACAAACATCTCAACAACCTGTCGTTAAACAACAAAATAAGTCAGTAAATGTATCTAAAGATAAAGTTGTAGCAACGCAGACTAAGGTACAAACGCCGTCTAAGGTAACAAATCGCAATCAAGCTTCGTTACAAAAGACAATGGCACCTTCTAAACGAGCACATGTTACTTCAACACATGTGACACCAAAAAGTACTAAAGTAAAACCTTCATCGCAAAACTTTTCAAAACAAAAGCAACCAACTAAGGTTAACAAAAAAGTTGTCTCAACAAATAAAAAACCACAAAAAGCATCAAAAGTAACACGCACGCAATCCGCGAGACCACAGTTATTAGCGCAAACTACTAAAACAAAAAGTAAGCCAACTTCGTCAAAAGTATCGGCAAGTAAACCATCTACGAAAGTGGCAGTTGTAACTAAGTCTAAAACTGCGAAACCAAGTGCACAAACAACAGTCAAAGCGTCTAAAAAAGCATCATCAACGACGAAGAAGAATTATTACAATCAAGCACCTAAGCGTTGGCCATCTAATGTGCCTGGTGGTGATAATGTACGTGATTTCGGTCAAACGACGAAAGAATCAGGTATTGATGACGCCTTAAAAATTATGAAGAAATCAGGAAACAAAGGTGTAACCATTGAACATGCTAAGGCGAAAGATGCCAATATCGCAACAGTTTATAATTGGAATCCAAAAGCAAAACAATTAACATATGGCACTGGTACAGCAATTGGAAAGCATACGATTCTAACTGCAAATCATGTTGTAAATGATCAAAGTGCGCATAAGCCTTTGACACCGTCACAACCACAAAATATGCGTATCAACATATTACAAGAGGGATCTAAAATTGTGCGTACACTTGAAGTCTTTGGTGTTCAAATGTTGCAATATGGTGATGTTTCTCTAGTGTATACGTATGAAGATATTTCAAAGTATATGAAGATAAGAAAGATTGCATCAGAAAGTTCAATTAAAGCAATGAAAGCAAATACGCCTATTCACATGTACCATTATGGTAAGCCGACTGGTAAATATAAAAATGATCCTGCCGGTACAATGTATCATTCAAAAGGGAAATATACGATGCCTGCACGTAATGTGAACCCGATTGGCTATTATCAAATGATGGCTGAACCAGGTTCTTCTGGTGGGGCAGTCTTAAATAGTAAAAATGAAGTCATTGGTGTCCATGCGTTCCGATTAAACTCAGGAGATTATAAAAAATATAATTTAAATACGATGGCTGAAATCAGAGGTAAATTACGTAAAGAAATTATTGATAATATTGTGTAG